In a single window of the Natronosalvus caseinilyticus genome:
- the ilvD gene encoding dihydroxy-acid dehydratase, protein MSSDDAFDHGKDERLTSRDVTEGADRAPHRAMFRAMGFDDEDFGSPMIGVANPAADITPCNVHLDDVADSALDGIDEAGGMPIEFGTITISDAISMGTEGMKASLISRELIADSVELVSFGERMDGLVTVAGCDKNLPGMMMAAIRTDLPSVFLYGGSIMPGQHEGRDVTIVQVFEGVGAYGTGEMDEDELDDLERHACPGAGSCGGMFTANTMASISEALGLAPLGSASPPAEDEARYEVARRAGELALECIEEDRRPSDIVTRESFENAIALQTAIGGSTNGVLHLLALAREADVDLEIGDFDEISRRTPKIADLQPGGTRVMNDLHELGGVPVVLRRLLEADLLHGDAMTVTGRTIAEELAHLEEIGDLPANDADLEADFLYTVDEPKEEEGAIKILEGNLAPDGAVLKVTGDDAFHHEGPARIFEHEEDAMAYVQEGHIESGDVIVIRNEGPRGGPGMREMLGVTAAVVGAGHEDDVALITDGRFSGGTRGPMIGHIAPEAFVGGPIGLLEDGDEITVDIPNRTLEVDLDDAELEVRREAWDRPDPVYDGGVLAKYCRDFDSASNGAVTNPRLTRD, encoded by the coding sequence ATGAGCAGCGACGACGCGTTCGACCACGGTAAGGACGAGCGGCTGACCAGCCGCGACGTGACCGAGGGGGCCGACCGGGCGCCCCACCGGGCGATGTTTCGGGCGATGGGATTCGACGACGAGGATTTCGGTTCGCCGATGATCGGGGTGGCGAACCCCGCCGCGGACATCACGCCCTGTAACGTCCACCTCGACGACGTGGCCGACTCGGCGCTCGACGGGATCGACGAGGCCGGCGGGATGCCCATCGAGTTCGGCACGATCACCATCTCCGACGCCATTTCGATGGGAACCGAGGGGATGAAAGCCTCGCTCATTTCGCGGGAACTCATCGCCGACAGCGTCGAACTCGTCAGCTTCGGCGAGCGGATGGACGGTCTCGTCACCGTCGCCGGTTGCGACAAGAACCTCCCCGGGATGATGATGGCTGCGATCCGAACCGATCTCCCCTCCGTTTTCCTCTATGGGGGCTCGATCATGCCCGGCCAGCACGAGGGCCGGGACGTGACCATCGTCCAGGTGTTCGAGGGCGTCGGCGCGTACGGAACCGGGGAGATGGACGAGGACGAACTCGACGACCTCGAGCGTCACGCCTGCCCCGGTGCCGGTTCCTGCGGTGGGATGTTCACGGCGAACACGATGGCCTCGATTTCGGAGGCGCTCGGGCTGGCTCCGCTGGGAAGCGCCTCGCCGCCCGCCGAGGACGAAGCGCGCTACGAGGTCGCCAGACGTGCGGGCGAACTCGCTCTCGAGTGTATCGAGGAGGATCGCCGCCCCTCGGACATCGTCACGCGCGAATCCTTCGAGAACGCCATCGCCCTCCAGACCGCCATCGGGGGGTCGACCAACGGCGTCCTCCACCTGCTCGCGCTCGCCCGTGAGGCGGACGTCGACCTCGAGATCGGCGACTTCGACGAGATCTCGCGGCGGACGCCAAAGATCGCCGACCTCCAGCCCGGGGGGACGCGCGTGATGAACGACCTCCACGAACTCGGGGGCGTCCCGGTCGTCCTTCGCCGACTGCTCGAGGCCGACCTGCTCCACGGCGACGCCATGACCGTCACCGGCCGGACGATTGCCGAGGAACTCGCTCACCTCGAGGAAATCGGCGACCTGCCAGCGAACGACGCCGACCTCGAGGCGGACTTCCTCTACACGGTCGACGAGCCGAAGGAAGAAGAGGGTGCGATCAAGATCCTGGAGGGCAACCTCGCCCCCGACGGGGCCGTGTTGAAGGTGACCGGGGACGACGCCTTTCACCACGAGGGCCCGGCCCGGATCTTCGAGCACGAGGAGGACGCCATGGCCTACGTTCAGGAGGGTCACATCGAGAGCGGCGACGTGATCGTCATCCGCAACGAGGGCCCCCGCGGCGGCCCCGGCATGCGCGAGATGCTCGGCGTCACCGCGGCCGTCGTCGGCGCAGGTCACGAAGACGACGTCGCGCTCATCACCGACGGTCGGTTCTCCGGAGGCACCAGGGGCCCGATGATCGGCCACATCGCCCCAGAAGCCTTCGTCGGCGGCCCTATCGGCCTGCTCGAGGACGGAGACGAGATCACGGTCGACATTCCCAACCGGACGCTCGAGGTCGACCTCGACGACGCGGAACTCGAGGTCCGACGCGAGGCGTGGGATCGTCCCGATCCGGTCTACGACGGGGGCGTCCTGGCGAAGTACTGTCGGGACTTCGACTCGGCGTCGAACGGCGCCGTGACGAATCCGCGGCTCACTCGAGACTGA
- the rqcH gene encoding ribosome rescue protein RqcH has product MSTEPKQELTSVDLAALVGELGSYEGAKVDKAYLYGDDLVRLKMRDFDRGRVELMLEVGDRKRVHTVSPERVPDAPGRPPQFAMMLRNRLSGADFVGVEQYEFDRILEFVFDREDGMTRIIVELFGQGNVAVTDREYEVIDSLETVRLKSRTVVPGSRYEFPESRVNPLTVSREAFAQQMDDSDTDVVRTLATQLNFGGLYAEELCTRAGVEKTLDIHDAGEDEYERIYQAIERLALDLRNATLEPRVYLERGDGSGNSESNDEDGDNGGGNSGDEGGDGATATNDDARVVDVTPFPLEEHESLASEPHETFNGALEEYFFRLDLDADEPDPRDQRPDFEEQIAKHQRIIDQQEGAIAGFDEQAEAEREKAELLYANYGTVDDLLSTVRSARDDGVPWGEIAGRLDEAKEQGMDAAQPFVDVNGKEGTVTIRLEDQPITLLVEDGVEKNADRLYTEAKRIAEKKEGALAAIEDTREELAEIERRRDEWEADDGDEETDEEDDDDRDWLAEPSVPIRQNEQWYERFRWFRTSDDYLVIGGRNADQNEELVKKYLERGDRVLHTQAHGGPVTVLKATDPSEASSGDIEIPDSSVEEAAQFAVSYSSVWKDGRYAGDVYVVDSDQVSKTPESGEYLEKGGFAIRGDRTYLDDTPVGVAVGIQCEPYTRVVGGPPSAIEGQAVTTIEVEPGRFAQADAAKRIYRELRERFADESFVRKIASPDQIAHFLPPGGSRLLEE; this is encoded by the coding sequence ATGAGCACCGAGCCAAAGCAGGAACTCACCAGCGTCGACCTCGCGGCGCTCGTCGGTGAACTCGGATCCTACGAGGGGGCCAAAGTCGACAAGGCCTACCTCTACGGCGACGACCTCGTTCGCCTCAAGATGCGTGACTTCGACCGCGGTCGGGTCGAACTCATGCTCGAGGTCGGTGACCGCAAACGCGTCCACACCGTCTCGCCCGAGCGGGTGCCGGACGCGCCGGGTCGCCCGCCACAGTTCGCGATGATGCTTCGCAACCGGCTCTCGGGGGCGGACTTCGTCGGCGTCGAGCAGTACGAGTTCGACCGCATCCTCGAGTTCGTCTTCGACCGGGAGGACGGGATGACGCGGATCATCGTCGAACTGTTCGGCCAGGGCAACGTCGCCGTCACTGACCGCGAGTACGAGGTGATCGACTCCCTCGAGACCGTCCGGCTGAAGTCCAGGACGGTCGTTCCGGGCTCGCGATACGAGTTCCCGGAGTCTCGCGTCAATCCGCTTACCGTCTCGCGGGAGGCCTTCGCCCAGCAGATGGACGACTCCGATACGGACGTCGTCCGGACGCTCGCGACCCAGCTCAACTTCGGCGGCCTCTACGCCGAGGAACTGTGTACCCGCGCGGGCGTCGAGAAGACCCTCGACATCCACGATGCGGGCGAGGACGAGTACGAACGGATCTACCAGGCAATCGAGCGACTGGCGCTCGACCTGCGAAACGCCACGCTCGAGCCGCGGGTGTATCTCGAGCGTGGCGACGGCAGTGGTAACTCCGAGAGTAACGACGAGGATGGCGACAACGGCGGCGGGAACAGCGGCGACGAAGGCGGCGATGGAGCGACCGCCACAAACGACGACGCCCGCGTCGTCGACGTCACCCCGTTCCCGCTCGAGGAACACGAAAGCCTCGCCAGCGAGCCCCACGAGACGTTCAACGGCGCCCTCGAGGAGTACTTCTTCCGGCTGGACCTCGACGCCGACGAGCCGGACCCGCGCGACCAGCGTCCGGACTTCGAGGAACAGATCGCCAAGCACCAGCGGATCATCGACCAGCAGGAGGGCGCAATCGCGGGCTTCGACGAGCAAGCCGAGGCCGAACGCGAGAAGGCCGAGTTGCTGTACGCCAACTACGGCACGGTCGACGACCTCCTGTCGACCGTCCGCTCGGCCCGCGACGATGGCGTTCCCTGGGGCGAAATCGCCGGCCGACTCGACGAGGCCAAAGAACAGGGGATGGACGCCGCCCAGCCGTTCGTCGACGTCAATGGGAAGGAGGGGACGGTGACGATTCGCCTCGAGGACCAGCCGATCACGCTCCTCGTCGAGGACGGCGTCGAGAAGAACGCCGACCGCCTCTACACGGAGGCAAAGCGCATCGCCGAGAAGAAGGAGGGTGCCCTGGCGGCGATCGAGGACACCCGCGAGGAACTCGCGGAGATCGAGCGTCGGCGTGACGAGTGGGAAGCCGACGACGGCGACGAAGAAACCGACGAGGAGGACGACGACGACCGCGACTGGCTCGCCGAACCCTCCGTCCCGATTCGCCAGAACGAGCAGTGGTACGAGCGATTCCGGTGGTTCCGGACCAGCGACGACTACCTCGTGATCGGCGGGCGGAACGCCGACCAGAACGAGGAACTCGTCAAGAAGTACCTCGAGCGTGGCGACCGCGTGTTACACACCCAGGCCCACGGGGGGCCGGTCACGGTCCTGAAGGCCACCGATCCCAGCGAGGCGTCCTCGGGCGACATCGAGATTCCCGACTCGAGCGTCGAGGAGGCGGCCCAGTTCGCAGTGTCGTACTCCTCAGTCTGGAAGGACGGCCGGTACGCAGGCGACGTCTACGTCGTCGACTCCGACCAGGTGTCGAAGACGCCCGAGAGCGGTGAGTACCTCGAGAAGGGCGGGTTCGCGATTCGCGGCGACCGAACCTACCTGGACGACACGCCGGTGGGCGTCGCGGTCGGCATCCAGTGTGAGCCGTACACGCGAGTCGTCGGCGGGCCGCCGTCGGCGATTGAGGGTCAAGCGGTGACGACGATCGAGGTCGAACCCGGACGGTTCGCGCAGGCCGACGCCGCGAAGCGCATCTACCGCGAACTCCGCGAGCGCTTCGCGGACGAATCGTTCGTCAGAAAGATCGCGAGCCCCGATCAGATCGCGCACTTCCTGCCGCCGGGCGGGAGCCGCCTGCTCGAGGAGTAG
- a CDS encoding HalOD1 output domain-containing protein, whose product MQEDHDIGYRIVEAIATREGIDPLDVDPPLHDAIDVGALEDIFRSTNDSLSISFEYGRYTVHLDGPESVRLTPRPDCDSSTACGSQSHHSEA is encoded by the coding sequence ATGCAAGAAGACCACGATATCGGCTATCGGATCGTCGAAGCCATCGCCACGCGAGAGGGCATCGACCCGCTCGACGTCGACCCACCGCTCCACGACGCAATCGACGTCGGTGCACTCGAGGACATCTTTCGATCGACGAACGACTCCCTCTCGATCTCGTTCGAGTACGGCCGGTACACGGTACACCTCGACGGGCCCGAGTCGGTCCGACTCACCCCGCGACCCGACTGTGACTCATCCACCGCTTGTGGCAGCCAGTCACACCACAGCGAAGCGTAG
- a CDS encoding S8 family peptidase, whose translation MSRDTHPVDRRTVLKAVGGTLATAGVSGLAAADPDDVVEVNVGFSNGRGRTAALEAASDTVREFAFDAVTIRVPKRAVSGLQRNPNVRYVEENGEMHALAQSTPWGIDRVDADVAHDNGETGAGADVAILDTGIDSDHPDLQANLGEGRAFVSCKGGPNVCAEDWDDDNDHGTHCAGTADAVDNNEGVVGVSTEATLHAVKVLDKRGSGSFSDIAAGVEYVADKGWDVASLSLGASSGSQTLRDAGQYAYNNGVLLVAAAGNSGPCTDCVGYPAAYPEFIAVSATSEDDSLANFSSTGSEVEIAAPGEDVNSTVPGGGYDTFSGTSMACPHVAGAGGQLMANGYTNTEARQQLKDTAEDIGLADNEQGSGLLDVAAALGLSS comes from the coding sequence ATGTCACGGGACACGCACCCAGTTGACAGACGAACAGTGTTGAAAGCAGTGGGCGGCACGCTCGCGACCGCCGGGGTCTCCGGGCTGGCAGCGGCCGATCCAGACGACGTCGTCGAGGTCAACGTCGGCTTCTCGAACGGCCGCGGTCGAACCGCGGCGCTCGAGGCGGCCTCGGACACGGTTCGCGAGTTCGCGTTCGACGCGGTGACGATTCGGGTACCCAAACGGGCCGTCTCCGGGCTACAGAGAAACCCCAACGTACGATACGTCGAGGAGAACGGCGAGATGCACGCGCTCGCCCAATCCACACCGTGGGGGATCGATCGCGTGGATGCGGACGTCGCACACGACAACGGTGAGACCGGCGCCGGGGCCGACGTCGCAATTCTCGACACCGGAATCGACTCCGATCACCCCGACCTGCAGGCCAACCTGGGCGAAGGTAGGGCGTTCGTGAGTTGCAAGGGCGGTCCGAACGTGTGTGCCGAAGACTGGGACGACGACAACGACCACGGCACCCACTGTGCTGGGACCGCCGACGCCGTCGACAACAACGAAGGCGTCGTCGGTGTCTCCACCGAGGCGACGCTACACGCGGTCAAGGTACTGGACAAGCGCGGAAGTGGATCGTTCTCCGACATCGCAGCCGGTGTCGAGTACGTCGCCGACAAAGGCTGGGACGTCGCCAGCCTCAGCCTCGGCGCGAGTTCCGGCTCCCAGACCCTCAGAGACGCCGGCCAGTACGCGTACAACAACGGCGTGTTGCTCGTCGCCGCTGCGGGCAATTCCGGCCCGTGTACCGACTGCGTCGGCTACCCGGCCGCCTATCCAGAGTTCATCGCCGTTAGCGCGACCAGCGAGGACGACTCGCTGGCGAATTTCTCTTCGACCGGCTCCGAGGTCGAGATCGCCGCACCCGGCGAGGACGTCAACTCGACGGTCCCTGGCGGCGGCTACGACACGTTCTCCGGAACCTCGATGGCCTGCCCGCACGTTGCCGGCGCGGGCGGCCAGTTGATGGCTAACGGCTACACGAACACCGAAGCCCGCCAGCAATTGAAAGACACGGCCGAGGACATCGGCCTCGCGGACAACGAGCAGGGAAGCGGCCTGCTCGACGTCGCCGCGGCGCTCGGTCTCTCGAGCTAA